Proteins from a genomic interval of Ciona intestinalis chromosome 9, KH, whole genome shotgun sequence:
- the LOC100176054 gene encoding DNA primase small subunit, producing MPEEHKDSEAVYDPNSLPSLLPIYYNYIFPYGPYCKWLFYGSKTGSGSLFEKREFSFTLQNDIYVRYQSFASEAEFRKELKKMNPYKIDIGAIYSAPPKHRNRVSGGSFKPLTKELVFDIDMTDYDDVRKCCQGADICKKCWTLMSIAIKILNRALKDDFGFKHLLWVYSGRRGVHCWVCDEKARSLSAHARSSIVEYLSLIQAGNHEKRVTLRDPVHPYIRNCHQVIRSYWDKYAIEDQGFLDEDKDVAKVLKLISDLDVREKVEKQFAGKNSAERWKKLRETCTSTYESDPKRNRKLRYTSHEIMMEFCFPRLDVNVSKGINHLLKSPFCVHPKTGRVCVPIDVSRVDEFDPFAVPTISDLCTQVEKSEITPNEKTETLDTEVQEAGDSSNTKKLFRKTSLQEYMKPFDSLLENLQKEAAKQNLILQSDLKGEF from the exons ATGCCAGAAGAACACAAAGATAGTGAGGCCGTATACGACCCGAACAGTTTGCCAAGTCTTTTACCGATTTACTACAATTACATTTTCCCATACGGACCGTACTGCAAATGGTTATTCTACGGCAGTAAAACTG GTAGTGGCTCGCTTTTCGAAAAGCGAGAATTCTCTTTCACTCTTCAAAATGACATTTACGTCCGATACCAATCTTTTGCATCTGAAGCTGAGTTCAGGAAAGAACTGAAGAAAATGAACCCATACAAAATTGATATTGGTGCCATTTATTCTGCTCCT CCAAAACACCGAAATCGAGTTTCAGGTGGTTCATTTAAACCACTCACTAAAGAACTTGTGTTTGATATTGATATGACAGATTATGATGACGTAAGAAAATGTTGTCA gggGGCAGAcatttgcaaaaaatgttgGACATTAATGTCAATCGcgatcaaaattttaaaccgaGCCCTGAAAGATGATTTTGGGTTCAAACATTTACTTTGGGTTTATTCTGGAAGGAGGGGTGTCCATTGCTGGGTGTGTGATGAAAAA GCAAGGTCATTGTCAGCACACGCACGTTCATCAATTGTTGAATATCTGAGTTTAATTCAAGCAGGAAACCACGAGAAACGAGTAACATTAAGGGACCCTGTACACCCCTATATCAG AAATTGTCACCAAGTAATACGTTCCTACTGGGATAAATACGCGATAGAAGACCAAGGTTTTCTGGACGAAGACAAAGATGTCGCAAAAGTCTTAAAACTTATTTCTGACTTGGACGTGAGAGAAAAAGTGGAAAAACAGTTTGCGGGTAAAAATTCTGCTGAGCGATGGAAAAAGTTAAGAGAGACCTGCACTTCAACATAtgaatct GACCCCAAAAGAAATCGCAAACTCAGATATACTTCGCATGAAATAATGATGGAGTTCTGCTTTCCAAGGCTTGATGTGAATGTCAGTAAAGGAATCAACCATTTACTGAAAAGTCCATTTTGTGTTCACCCAAAGACAG GACGAGTATGTGTTCCGATTGATGTCTCAAGAGTTGACGAGTTTGACCCTTTTGCTGTGCCAACTATAAG TGACTTGTGCACCCAAGTAGAAAAGAGTGAAATTACTCCAAATGAAAAGACCGAGACTCTTGATACTGAAGTACAAGAGGCAGGAG ATTCCTCCAACACCAAGAAGTTGTTTAGAAAGACCTCCCTTCAAGAATATATGAAACCATTCGATTCACTTCTTGAAAACCTCCAGAAAgaagcagcaaaacaaaacttgattttaCAAAGTG ATTTGAAAGGCGAATTTTAA